A genome region from Meriones unguiculatus strain TT.TT164.6M chromosome 2, Bangor_MerUng_6.1, whole genome shotgun sequence includes the following:
- the Sra1 gene encoding steroid receptor RNA activator 1 isoform X2: protein MTHCPAGGAEVEMAELYVKPGNKERGWNDPPQFSYGLQTQTGGPKRTPLTKRVAAPQDGFPRAPTSETSGPPPVDHPPPSSKASRPPPMGTCPATGVEPPNSPAIESEALIEDVLRPLEEALEDCRAHTKKQNFHTTSGMQQMTFTAHSWLTM from the exons ATGACGCACTGCCCCGCTGGCGGTGCGGAAGTGGAGATGGCGGAGCTGTACGTGAAGCCTG GCAATAAGGAACGCGGCTGGAACGACCCGCCGCAGTTCTCCTACGGGCTGCAGACTCAGACTGGTGGACCCAAACGCACGCCCCTTACTAAGAGGGTTGCGGCTCCGCAGGATGGATTCCCTAGAG CCCCAACTTCAGAAACTTCTGGACCACCTCCAGTGGATCATCCACCTCCTTCCAGTAAGGCTTCCAGACCTCCACCTATGGGGACTTGTCCTGCTACTGGTGTGGAACCCCCAAACTCCCCAGCCATTGAGTCTGAGGCTCTGATAGAAGATGTGCTGAGGCCTTTGGAAGAGGCATTGGAGGACTGCCGCGCCCACACGAAG AAGCAG AACTTTCACACCACCAGTGGGATGCAGCAGATGACATTCACCGCTCACTCATGGTTGACCATGTGA
- the Sra1 gene encoding steroid receptor RNA activator 1 isoform X1, producing the protein MTHCPAGGAEVEMAELYVKPGNKERGWNDPPQFSYGLQTQTGGPKRTPLTKRVAAPQDGFPRAPTSETSGPPPVDHPPPSSKASRPPPMGTCPATGVEPPNSPAIESEALIEDVLRPLEEALEDCRAHTKKQVCDDISRRLALFQEQWAGGKLSVPVKKRMAILVQELSHHQWDAADDIHRSLMVDHVTEVSQWMVGVKRLIAEKRNLSSEEAKEENSTVAPENQTIPGFQQSS; encoded by the exons ATGACGCACTGCCCCGCTGGCGGTGCGGAAGTGGAGATGGCGGAGCTGTACGTGAAGCCTG GCAATAAGGAACGCGGCTGGAACGACCCGCCGCAGTTCTCCTACGGGCTGCAGACTCAGACTGGTGGACCCAAACGCACGCCCCTTACTAAGAGGGTTGCGGCTCCGCAGGATGGATTCCCTAGAG CCCCAACTTCAGAAACTTCTGGACCACCTCCAGTGGATCATCCACCTCCTTCCAGTAAGGCTTCCAGACCTCCACCTATGGGGACTTGTCCTGCTACTGGTGTGGAACCCCCAAACTCCCCAGCCATTGAGTCTGAGGCTCTGATAGAAGATGTGCTGAGGCCTTTGGAAGAGGCATTGGAGGACTGCCGCGCCCACACGAAG AAGCAGGTATGCGATGATATCAGCCGGCGCTTGGCACTGTTTCAAGAACAGTGGGCTGGAGGGAAGTTGTCGGTACCTGTGAAGAAGAGGATGGCGATACTAGTGCAAG AACTTTCACACCACCAGTGGGATGCAGCAGATGACATTCACCGCTCACTCATGGTTGACCATGTGACTGAGGTCAGTCAGTGGATGGTGGGAGTTAAAAGATTAATTGCAGAAAAGAGGAATCTGTCTTCAGAGGAAGCCAAAGAAGAGAATTCTACAGTGGCACCTGAGAACCAGACAATACCAGGCTTCCAACAGTCTTCATAA